The window gtcccttcagttctctgtgcctcagtgacctcatctgtcaaatggggatgaagaccgtgagccccacgcgggaccacctgatcaccttctatcctccccgccagtgcttagaacagtgcttggcacatagtaagcacttaaacatgccatcattgtgcctcagtgacttcatctgtcaaatgggaatgaagaccgtgagccccacgtgggaccacctgatcaccttgtatccccccccaagcgcttagaacagtgctgggcacaaagtaagtgcttcattgtgcctcagagacctcctctgtcaaatggggatgaagacagtgtgccccacgtgggaccacctgatcacctcctatcctccctgccagtgcttagaacagtgctgggcacatagtaagcgcttcattgtgcctcagagacctcctctgacaaaggaggatgaagacggcgcgccccacatgggactacctgatcaccttctatcctccccccagcgcttagaacagtgcttggcacatagtaagcacttaaacatgccatcattgtgcctcagtgacttcatctgtcaaatggggatgaagaccgtgagccccacgtgggaccacctgatcacctatccgccccgccagcgcttaggacggcgctgggcacatagtaggcttcattgtgcctcagagacctcctctgtcaaatggggatgaagacggtgcgccccatcaggtgggaccacctgttgacctcctgtcctccccgccagcgcttagaacggcgctgggcacatagtaaacgcttaacacatgttattatcattattattattaatgggaggAGCATTATGCACTCCTCCAggggcagccccccccccccccggagggatGGACGTCTTGACCTCTGCCCTCTGAGGGAGGCGCCCGGGGcctgctccccggccccccccgccgaGGTCCCCCGGTGGGCGTGGCCCGCCTCAGGGGGCGTGGCCTTTTCGGGGGGCGTGGCCTCTTCGAGGGGGCGTGTCCGCCGGCGGCCCAGTTAAAAACGGGGAAGACGAGGCGGAGGGAGCCAATGGCAGAGCGGGGGGGGGCGTCGGTGGCGGCGGCCGCCATTTTGTGCGGGGCGGCAGGCTCTGCAGCCGCGTCGGCCGCCCTCGCCGGGGCTGTGAGGGAGGGGAGCGCCGGGCGGAGGCCggcccggaggaggcggcggcggcccatGCGGTGCGgcatgcggcggcggcggcggcggcgggcggcggcggcggcggcggcggcggggccgggcccggggccgtcgtcgtgcggcgggcccgggccgcgggaggcggaggagaaggtgGTGTACTCGCGGTCGCAGCTGTCCCTGGCCGGCAGCACCCGGGCGCTGGGCGACGCCTTCAAGCTGTTCATGCCGCGCAGCACGGAGTTCATGAGCTCCGACGCCGAGCTGTGGAGCTTCCTCTGCAGCCTGAAGCACCAGTTCTCCCCGCGCATCCTGCGCAGCAAGGACGTCTACGGCTACTCGTCCTGCCGGGCCCTGGTGCccgacccggccccggccccgctgccggccccggccgcggcccccggcGGGACCCGCCGCCGGAGACGCCGAGGACCGGCCGCCCGCCCCAGGagggccgcggcccccgccgccccggccccggcccccgcccccgccccggccgcccccgccgcccccttcgGCGGCCGGTCCTTGGAGGAGATCTGGAGGGCCGCCACCCCGAGCCTGACGGCCTTCCCCACCGTCCGGGTGGGCGGCGACGTGTGGGCCCGGCGGGGCCTGGCGGCGGCCcggcgccgggcccggcgggtGCTGGGGGTCGACCTCGACCCCGtcgtccggctccgccgcttccccgtggccgccccgggcccctgacccgccccgccccgccccggccgtcgcccgccccgcccgccgtccGCCCCCCGCCATGGACAGCTGTCAGTCTACTGTTTACAGGCCCGCCCGCCCCTCTGCACTTTCCCGGCCGGCGACGGGAGCCGTGCGGGGCCGGGCACCCCCcccagaagagaagaaaaggcaacgaagaaagaggaggaggaaggggcgacCACCCCCGGCCCGGACCGGGGCAGCCTCCCCCCGCCCTGGCCCCCAAGGCCAGACCCGCCCTCCCTCCGGACTCTACCTCACCGGTCTCCACCGAAGAAGAagtcctttatttttattttttgctccccgacccccctccccccgaaggAATTTGGTTTCACGCCTGTATAATAAAGCGAGGGTTCACTCGGCTTCTTTCTCCCATCCGCAGCCCCCTCTCTGGATGGAGGATActtgtatttttgtttttcttttttaaaaaaaaaattttttttttttttggtggtgttgCACTAGGATGTGCTCAGGGTATTCTGAATCCCACGTGTTCCCCGATTTTGACTGGCTTCTGAAGCTTTGACCAAGGATGTGTACTTGCGTGCGCGCACACGGACATGTATACACACACGTTCCGCAGCTCTGACCGAGGATgtgtaatacacacacacacacatatacacacgtgCACGCACACATGGATACAGAGACCCACATGCATTCGGCAGCCTTGGCCAAGGATGTGTTACATGCGTGCACACATTCTGAAGCTTTGACCAAGGATGTGTAACAtgttcacacacacagacacagaggcgcacacacacatagatacacatggacacaggcacacacacacggacagaggcgcgcgcgcacacacacgcatatatatatatttatatatatatatatatatatatacaaacaaGGAGGTTCAGGGCCTTCGTGACTGTTGACAGTGCAAGGATTTGTACCGCTCTTCGTTCGACGGGCCCGGAGCTGAGAGAGACACTCGCACTCCAACTCTGACATTTTAACGGCGTTTCTAAAGAGATTTTTATACCGCAGCGAAAAGGTTTCTATCTGCCGAGCTCCCGGAGACGAGAGTGTATCGGAGCTCTCGTTTTCTACGATGCCTCGGAAATGTTGACAGGAGTTCTTCAAAGGCGTTTCGGCGCGGCGGGGCCCGGATCGAGGCCG is drawn from Ornithorhynchus anatinus isolate Pmale09 chromosome 13, mOrnAna1.pri.v4, whole genome shotgun sequence and contains these coding sequences:
- the CCDC71L gene encoding coiled-coil domain-containing protein 71L gives rise to the protein MAERGGASVAAAAILCGAAGSAAASAALAGAVREGSAGRRPARRRRRRPMRCGGPGPREAEEKVVYSRSQLSLAGSTRALGDAFKLFMPRSTEFMSSDAELWSFLCSLKHQFSPRILRSKDVYGYSSCRALVPDPAPAPLPAPAAAPGGTRRRRRRGPAARPRRAAAPAAPAPAPAPAPAAPAAPFGGRSLEEIWRAATPSLTAFPTVRVGGDVWARRGLAAARRRARRVLGVDLDPVVRLRRFPVAAPGP